The Clostridia bacterium genome has a window encoding:
- a CDS encoding TniB family NTP-binding protein, giving the protein ARNCALGILVIDEIQHLSLARSGGSEKMLNFFVNLINNVGVPVVLVGTPKAVKVLQGDFRKARRGSGLDGDMVCDKIPKGEVWDLLVNSIWHYQWTRKETPLTPELSSVLYEETQGIPDLLKKVYVIAQAHAISSGKEEITPYVIKKVAKENLKLIQPMITALKTNNLREIIKYEDIYVGDINYTDYLTRTKESISLDLRAKEIKKKQNKMKQENLIEQKKEVLIKLVDLGVNAKKAQKIIDTILSQNQNINAEKIIEVATAKIENDRIKKQAERKKKKQKALNLLDIRTIVEQGKKDNKSAYEAIKESGYIISFEDDIFSKEVVS; this is encoded by the coding sequence TGGCAAGAAATTGTGCTCTAGGAATTTTAGTGATTGATGAGATACAACATTTGAGTTTGGCGAGGTCTGGCGGAAGTGAAAAAATGTTAAATTTCTTTGTAAACCTTATAAATAATGTAGGAGTGCCAGTCGTTTTAGTAGGAACTCCGAAGGCTGTAAAGGTACTCCAAGGGGATTTTAGGAAAGCACGAAGGGGGTCTGGTCTTGATGGTGATATGGTATGCGATAAGATTCCAAAGGGCGAGGTATGGGATTTATTAGTTAATTCAATATGGCACTACCAGTGGACGAGAAAAGAAACTCCTCTTACCCCTGAATTAAGCAGTGTTTTATATGAAGAAACTCAGGGAATACCTGATTTATTAAAAAAGGTATATGTCATTGCTCAAGCCCATGCTATTTCATCGGGAAAGGAAGAGATAACTCCATATGTTATAAAAAAGGTGGCAAAAGAGAATTTAAAACTGATTCAGCCAATGATTACTGCATTGAAAACGAATAATCTGAGAGAGATTATTAAGTACGAGGATATATATGTAGGGGATATCAACTATACTGATTATTTAACCCGAACTAAAGAATCTATCAGCCTGGATTTGCGGGCAAAGGAGATAAAGAAAAAACAGAACAAAATGAAGCAGGAAAATCTGATTGAGCAGAAAAAGGAGGTTTTAATAAAACTTGTTGATTTAGGCGTGAATGCTAAGAAGGCTCAAAAAATAATTGATACTATACTTTCGCAAAATCAGAATATAAATGCAGAAAAGATAATAGAAGTTGCTACAGCAAAGATTGAAAATGATAGGATTAAGAAACAAGCAGAGAGAAAAAAGAAAAAACAGAAGGCATTAAACTTACTTGATATCCGAACTATTGTTGAGCAGGGCAAAAAGGATAATAAAAGTG